The Zalophus californianus isolate mZalCal1 chromosome 7, mZalCal1.pri.v2, whole genome shotgun sequence genome includes a region encoding these proteins:
- the LOC113926800 gene encoding uncharacterized protein LOC113926800 — translation MSRENHQPTEPLHPRCSAHCDRAARAAAAAQPPPGTHSLARRPGRRRREGRGGGGEDEKEEKRGRKRGRIGTGGGGGGEEGEGSPALRGLSAKQTPQKKVISVQASALESFFPPRSGSGSQQGRSRRPGGGKPKRRVSVRGGTASLPQPLAAETAAASGASRVRGRVAFEKGSENKQLKMAATAAASHAPQRHRPELSAAAHRAGRHHLRRTRGRGGWRRKVFRAGQAERKDGQGERA, via the coding sequence ATGTCAAGAGAAAACCACCAGCCAACTGAGCCCCTCCATCCCCGCTGCAGTGCGCACTGTGACCGGGCCGCCCGCGCTGCTGCCGCCGCTCAGCCCCCACCTGGGACCCATAGTCTGGCTCGGCGCCCCGGGCGGCGGCGGAGGGAAGGACGCGGAGGCGGCGGCGAAGACGAGAAAGAGGAGAAACGAGGTAGAAAGAGGGGTAGGATTGGTACTGGcggcggagggggaggggaggaaggggaggggagccctGCGCTAAGGGGTCTGTCAGCGAAGCAAACCCCCCAAAAGAAAGTTATTTCAGTTCAAGCATCTGCTCTCGAGTCTTTCTTCCCCCCACGGTCGGGTTCCGGCTCTCAGCAAGGAAGGTCGAGGAGACCCGGAGGGGGAAAGCCGAAGCGGAGGGTGAGCGTCCGCGGTGGCACAGCCTCGTTGCCCCAACCGCTGGCTGCGGAAACGGCGGCGGCCTCGGGCGCCTCCCGGGTCCGGGGCAGAGTCGCGTTTGAGAAGGGAAGCGAGAACAAACAACTTAAAATGGCAGCGACGGCCGCTGCGTCACACGCCCCTCAGCGGCACCGCCCAGAACTCTCTGCGGCTGCGCACCGCGCGGGCCGCCACCACCTGCGCCGAacgagggggaggggaggctggaggcGGAAAGTGTTTCGTGCCGGTCAAGCAGAGAGGAAAGacgggcagggggagagggcatGA